The DNA sequence TCTATTAAATCTCTACAAGATGTTTTGTCAATATAGGCAAGGTTAATGTAAACTttatatgaaaagacaaagaaactagGCTAATGAAAACTATTCTGACATAAAGAGTAAAGTGGGAGGAATCATTTTACCAAATTTCAAGACTTACTttatagctacagtaatcaagacagtgtggtgatggtgaaagacagacacacagtcaGCGAGACAGAACAGAGGATCCAGAAGCAGCCTCACACGTTAGGGCCAACTGCTTTTTAACCGAGGTGCAAGAGCAGctcaatggagaaagaacagtcttttcagcaAGCGGTGGGGAGCAATTAAACATCCATTGGCAAAAATATGAACCTTGACCTAAACCTCACACACCttgtacaaaaattaaatgaaattataaacttaaatgtaaaacattaaacaaTAACTGTTTTAGAGAAAGGttttagaggaaaacaaaggagaaaatcttcaggtCCTAGGTCTTGTATAAATTTCTCAAACAGGACACTGAAGCATGacccacaaaagaaaaagaacaaattgaatctcagcaaaatttaaactttttgctCTGCAAGAAACCCTTTTGATAGGTTGAAAAGAGAAGCTACAACCCCAGGAGAAAGTATTTACAAACTGCATTTCTGATAAAGGACTCTAGAAAAAAGAACTGCCACAACTTgacttaaaaaagcaaacattccatttagaaaataagcaaaagataggaagaaacatttttatgGTAAGAGTTTGCAGCTGGTAagttaagcacatgaaaagatgttcgacaccactagccattagggaaatgcaaattaagatggGGCAACTATAATGACAGGAATTATTATGGCAAACTAATTTGTAGTTTTGACAAAATtataatggcaaaaattaaaaacagtgacaacaccaaatgctggcgaggaaCAGGAACACTCatgcactgctggcaggaatataaaatgggacagccactctggaaagagtttggcagtttcttaaaaaaaaaattaagtatacatTTAtgacatgacccagcaattgctAGCAAAtgcactcctgggtatatatcccagagaaatgaaaacatatgcccatATAAACAGCTGCACACAAACATCCCTCCCCGATAGCTTGgtctgtaatagccaaaaactgggaacaaccAAGATGTCCCACAACACGTTGAAAATACAGCAGGGCCCACGGCAGAATCCTACACCACAGCGAAAAGGGAAAACCACGATGCCCACCGCGCCTGGGAGGCATCCCACGGGCATGGTGCTGTGAGTGAAAAGGCCAATCTGAAAAGGTCAAACATATATGACttcatttacataacattctGAAACAACAAAATTATAGAGACAAAAAACAGCCCTGGTGGCCAGGGCTCAGGGAATGTGAGGGGGCCAGGGTGGCCTCATTATGAAGGGCCAGTGTGAGGAGACATCTGTGGAGATGAAATAGTTCTGTTCTTGATTATACCTGTGGTTACATGGGTCTGTTCAGGTGCTAAAGTAACCCACAGAGCTACAGACACAGGCTGTGCCAATGGAAAATGCCTGCTTTTAATATTGTGATATATTGAGCTACGTGAAATGCAGCCACTGGGAAAATTTGGTGAAGGTACTATCTTCTATACccttctctgtactatctttgtgACTTCTTGTGAAtccatgattatttaaaaattaagctaaatttttaattaaaatgttttataaatatatctgtCATAGTTTCATCAAAATTTAGGTGAAATGCACTTATGTCCTAATGTAACTACAGACAACACAACgttcttttctctgtatttgcaCTTCACAGAATAACTATTAAGGGGATCATTTTGGAGAAATATACCAGGGTGTCACCAGTTTTTCTCAGGGTCCCACAGGTCCCTGTCCCTGTCTGTTTCCTCCCGTGAGATCCTCCGTCAGCTTTGTTATGTGACTGTGGCAGTTCTCATCGTCACTTCCGTCAACTTCATGAAACCCTCCCACCTTAGCGAGATTTGCAGTTACACTTTGCCACCCATTTTCATGGGCTCAGGGAGAAGTGGCAGAacaggacactgacaaatggccCACAAGGACGCTGGGGTTGCAGGGGGCGCTGTTGAGTGGGGATGGAGTCCATAAGTAAGTGAGCACATTTTGCAGAGTGAATATTTCTGCATCACCCATTCTTTGGCTCCCTGAAGCCACAGAGAGCAAGAATCGAGCATCACTGTTTAATTTGGGGGACCAGAGCTGGGTGACAAGGTCCTTCTGCTTGGCTCTGCCATCCACACTGCTGCTCTCAAGGCATAAGCAGCCCTTCCTGATAAGCCACCGTGTTCAGGCTGGATTTAATGTCCTCCCttcttgtccagcaggctcaggCCCACAGCCTGAAGCCAGAGGTCAGAGGGCAGCTAGTGGCCCCGCAACCCTAAGGCCCTCGGGAAACCACAAAGTCCCACAGTACTTGTGCTGAAGGTTCAGAATGAGAAATGCCACCAGAAACAGGGGCAGGCATGCTGGAGAAAGAGGAGATTGAGGTTTGTTTAAATGTCAAAACCAAGGAACACTCTGTGCCCACACTAGGCAGGAGATGAATACCTACCCGGCAGCCTTCTGGAGTCTGAAGCAGGCTCTGCTGGACTTCTTGGCTGGAGAGGGAAAGACCCATATAATTTTCCAATTCTGCCAGGTTTGGGTATAAAACTgatgggaaggaaaagaggaaggagaaaggtgaTACAGGGTGTGAGCGGAGCCATGCCTGCCTGGCTCCCAGGTGGCCGCTCGTTTTCACTGAGAGCCTGGGCCCGGAATCTCCACAGCTGCGGTACATCCCCGAGAGTGCATGTACCCCAGGGACATGGGACCTGCGGGAGGGGGGCAGGGATGCTTGCTGGGGACATGGGCCTGCCTTCCTCCAGGAGCATGTGAGACACCAAGTCCCTCGTGTGCCACTTTGGTGGTCAGCTCCACTGACCTTACTTGGCACTGGCAAGACATCCAACACAGAGAGCGGGACTAGTGCTGAGACCATGAGGGCCCCACTCTTAAGAAATCCACAGTCTGCGGGAGGCGGGCATCTGACCTGAGGGCTCACTGGCCTGAATCGAGACTGCCGCGAACATCTCTAAGGGCCAGACATCCTAGCTGCCTCATGTGACCCCAAATCAGGGACATTAGTGTCCCACTGAGCCGCAGCTTTCTCAGTGTCCCCCTCAAAGGGCTCTATTGAGGCTTACATGTGCATACAATGCTCAGCACAGTGGCACGCAAGGTACAAGTGCTGGGAAATGGCCAGAGAGGCCACTCTCGGTCAGGAgcacccccaccacagctcactcaCCTGAAGGCTGGGAGACAGCCGTGCCCTGGACCAGCAGGGCGAGCATCCTGGGTGTGGctctggcctgggcctggggaggggtggggaatgcTGGTCAGCTGTGACCAGGACCCCGGAACACTTGGAGCCAGGGGCTCCCTGAGGCTGGCGTTCAGGGCATCAGTATGCTGGGGAGGTAAGTCTGGGGAGGTGAGTCCATGCATCTTCAAGGTGGTGTGCAAATGTAACCTCTGTAGGTGTCTATGCTTCTGCAGGGAGGTTCTTCCTGGGCCCATGACCTACCCCATGGCATGACCCTTTTATGTCCCGAAGCAGCCAGAACACTGAGGCCCAGCTCACAACTAAATGCTCAGTTGAAGAGCCTCAAATTCTCAAAACCCATGGGTCCACAGGTGGGATGAAAGGAGAAGGGGTCTTCTAGGGGCTGAGCAAAAGTACCAGGCCATGGGCTGCCATGGGGTGTGCTCTGGAAGCCAGCCTTATGGTGTGGGGTCCACCCAAACCCACATGGAGGAAGCTCGGGGCAGAGCAGGCCCAAGAGACGCCTGTCTGCAGCTGCTGGGTCTGTTCTGTTCCTGCTGCAACTCCACTGCCTGGGCCCCTGAGCACCAGCTCCACCCAGTGGACTCTGCACTGGCCCCAACTCCCAGCAACCTGCAAGACAAGCCTCCATGGGTTACCCTGAGGTAATCACGAAGGCTGCCGTGGCTGCTTACCTGAATGGCCTGGTCCACCTTCAGGTCCTCCAGAGATGGGTACAGGGTGGACATGGCTGCTCCTTAACACCCTGCAGGGCACACAGCGTGAGGAGGGATGAGGGCTGAGAAGGCACGTACATCCACCCACTCAACACTCTCAGGATGAGAAAGACATTCAGGAGGCATTGCTGCCCCTGATCTGGAGATGGGGGGCTGGATCTGAACCTAAGTCCGGTTCCAAGTCCATGGTCTCCACCCTCATTCCATCCCACCATGTTTAACTGACTTGGGGCTTTAGAACCTGGACCCAGCGTTCCACCCAGGCGGACATGCTGGCCAGGAGAGGCAGGACAAGGGGCCATGTCCTTCCCTGATGTGTTTGAAAGGTTGAAAGGGCTTACAAGATCTGATCACTGGAGACCTAACTTCAATCAGCAGGTGTATAGCAGCACCTGCTCTATACCCAGCCAATGTCTGAGGTTTGCACAGCATCATCCCACAATTACACAAAATTCAGTCCAGTGTCAAGAGGGTAGGGGCTTAATATTACAACAGAAAGGCAGTGAGGCACGTTGgaattcctccctgcctcccacccaacTTCACCTCTGGGTACTTGCACTCGTACCATATACCACTTACATGCAGCCTTGATCTTCACCCCAGTGAAGTAAGACCAATGGAAATCCTTTAAACAGGCACACAGTCTGTAGCAGAATTTAAACACTCATCAGAGCATCgctccagagggcagaggggaggggtctGGAGGAGCATCaggaacatttattgaataccttctGTCCCAGGGGAGAATCAGTGGGACCTCAGAGCAAGGTACCTGAAGAAATGCAAAGGAAGCACCTTGGCAGAAAGGCTGAATCTCCCTCGTAGGTGAAATGTGGAGGGGCAGTTTGTCTTTCTGGGTTCTTTTTGGGTCACCCACTAACTCACTGGCCCTGTCACATCTCAAGGCCTTTGCTGGGCCAGTCCACTCCAGCCagatgccctgccctgccccacgcCTCATCACCTTTGGTTCCTGCTGGACAGGCCTCCCCGGCTCCGCAGGTGACAAGGTCCCTGCAGCTCcccccagggccctgctctcCGGGAGATGCTGGGCCAGCTTCCCGCCCCGGACTCATCGGTTATTCTTAGTCTGTCTTCCTGGCTGGACTGCAGTTCCTTCAGGTCAAGGGGTGTCCTATTCACCCCATTGGGCCTACATGTGACAGGTGAACACAGTAAAGGGATGCCTGGGTGCCACAAAGAACCAAGTGGGCTGTGGCAGGTGTTGTGACTCCAGCCCCAGGTCCAGGTTACTCTGAGTGACCCAGAGGGGCCGAGGTCATCTTCATCCATCACTGCTCCTGCTCCTTGCTCTGTAGCTGCTGCTTTGACCCTTGCGTTAACCTTGACaccccccaccaacacacacacaccccattcctTCTAATCTGCCATCAAATCCCATCTGTCCCACATCCCAGCCCTAATCCCCATGCTGTGTTCAGGCTTCCATCATCGCCCTGTCCCTCCCCAGGAGCCACAACATCCCCCCACGGGCCCTGCCTCCTCTCTTGCTATTCTCCAGATGGCAGCCAACAGGCCCTTCTGCAAAAGCCTGGGATTCTGTGCCCTTGCTTAAAGCCCTCCATGGCTCCCCACTCTCAGAATCTCCCCCACATTCCTTAAAGTGGCCCTCAAGTCCTACATGATTCCTCCAGAGACTGGAAGGAATGGTGACTCACAGGCCAGATGCAAACAGATTTTATCTGACCTACCACAGTACGTTATACATTCAAATTAGCAGCCTAAATGCAAAACTCAAGACGCTGCCTTAATAATCTCGTTTTATTAGGAGTACTGCTCCTAAAACACAGGAGGCTTTGGCAACCCTGGATGCAGCTGAGTAGCTGCAGTTGAGTTGCAGCAAACTCTCTATTAAGTCTCTTACACAGAGACACTTTACTCACTGGAGCTGAGTCCCAACTGACACTGAGTCGCAACATTTGTGTGCAACCCCTCCCTAACTCTCCAGCTTCATTTTTTGCCTTGGGTCCTTTTCCAACCTCCACTCTCAGCTCCAGCCACAAAGAGCTGCTTTCAGGTCATTAAATTAACTGAATTTTCTCATGTGTCcaggcctttgcatgtgctgttccatCTGGACTTCCCCTCCGCTATCTCTACTCCCTGCCTGGCTAACTCCTAATCATTTTCAAGCCCCAAACCAAAAGACACTTCTTTCAGGAAGCTTGCCTTGATTTTTGCTTTCTACCTCCCCTTAACTCTGGCCCCATGTCCTAAATGCTAATGTTGTTCACTGCTCCAGTATTTGTCTCTTTACTTGTCCATTTACCTTGGTAGATTGAGAGGTCACAGGAAGTACTGAGCCTTCTCATTTAATGCAGAACCTGGAGCCCCTTGCATGGATACTAACACAACAATATTGCTGGAAGCCAGGCATTCCACCTGGGCTTCCACTCTGCTCTTTGTAAAGCAAATGCTCTTTGACGTCTTAAGGACGCCTACCTTCCTAGGATGGaaaccaggaccagatggctggGACCCTTTCATTACTGTCACCTTCTCTCGGTCCCAACTCAGTTCTGGGCAGAATAGGAAAGCAGATGTTCCCCTGCCTTTCAGCGGCTCATCACATAGCGGGAAGGGCTCCCAGCCAGCAAATATGCTCTGAGTCTCATTCAATAATCCATTTATATCCGTTCACATTTGAGTGTCTCCTGAGTGCCAGGGCCCCTGGGCCTGTTTTTCTCATACTGGCCCTTCTGCCTGGCACACTAGCCTTCTCCGtgtgggtgtggataaagtgaaggttcctatggccaggattctcacctggcgctggttggctagctcactacacacatgtgggcaatacattgttattgactctatataaagagccccgcccagtgctTTGAGCAACatagtggcacagctgcaaggctgcaggagagcaaagacGAAGACAGAGACTGCGATGGCtgagtgggtagagaggcccagaggccgagaccggcttgctgtacgcagactcgctctgagtggacaggattctagtgactgacctgccaccatggaaataaagttgggtataatcctttcaccccaagaatgttctactgtcatttctttggactcactgaatccatagtgaacttgcccgggcaACACAGTGGGGCTCTtttcaagtctcagctcaaatgctACCTCTCGGGCTGGCTTTGTCAGGCAATGGGAACCCTGCTAGTTGGCTGGTTCTTCTTGTGCTTCCCTAACCCTGATTTGTGCTGCCTCTTTTGTCAAGCTATTTATCATATTATTTGATTAATATCTGGGTTTTTCTCGTACTGGACCCCACCTCACAAGGGCAGAGGCTATGTTCTGTTCACCACACTATGCTTCCCCATCAAAAGTGGTGTAAATTGTTATTTGGCTGAATAAATCAGAACAGATTGGAAATTTGTGTGGACATTTTTGGGTGCCCACAGACTGAGGGGACAGAACTAGCCTTTATGAAGCAGGGAGTGGAGAACTGGACATCTTGGAATGCACACAACAGTTCACCACAACAAACTGTCCTCATGACTTGTACGGCCCACGTGACTTTCCAGTATCTTCCCAAAATGTATGCAAAAACCTCATCATAACCTGTTCTACATACAAATACAATGAGATTTCCCCCGgttttaatatacaatatattatcCAGAAATGCACATATCAGGCTAATCGGCGGGAAGTTCACCCTTTTGGAAAATCAGTCTATCCTCACCAGGTGAGGATAGGTCACTGGTGAGTCACCAGAAACACACCCACGTACATCTGCACTTGTAGCTGTCACAGTGAATCCATGCGTGTATACAAACAAACACATCAGCGTTCGACCCAAGATGTCGAATATAAACTCGGCAAAATTCAGTTGAATATTGTCTTGTATTAAACCTAAACTGCTCTTTTTATTATGTACAAGCATGACTGAGTGTAATTAATCCGGTCTGATGTTTACATAATGAAATGCACTGTCTTTCCTTACAAATTACTTTTATTGCCCTCATTTCTCCTCTATAATAAAGACTGGGGCGTCATACTGACTTTTTTGCTCTGGACGAACCCGCCCGCTCCCTCAGCCTCAACTTCCCGCTTTGTGAAATGGGAGCAGTGCACGCGCTGGGGCAGCAGAGGGAGCCGCAGTGGTCCAGGGGTCTGCTCTGttctgcagccccaggcctcagtttccaatCTGTCACACCGCCCGACAACCCCCCGCCACCCCAGGACTCCCACCCGCCTGCAGTCGCTGCGGGCTACGGCGCCGGTGCGGGAGACATAGCCAGGACGCGAGGGGGCGCTGTGGCGTCCACAGCGCCTGCGTCGGGGGTCCCAGGAAGCCCTGCGGCTGCCGGGTGGGAAATGGTTGTCCGCCCCTCAAACCGATGGTCTGCCGGGTGGGTGACTGGAGCCCACCCAGCCTCTCGCGCTCGGCAGGCGCCTGCGGCTGGCGCCGGTATCCACAAAAGGAGATCAGGTaaagcagcagagcagaggatgGGGGCTCGGTCGGGGTCCGCGTCCCCTCTTTTGCCGGACTGGAGGTTGCGCGGATCAAATCGAGGTTTAAAGGGAGCGAGTGTCCCTTCGCCTGCCCACTGCCCTGACCGCTGAGGGCCATTTACGGCCTCGGAAGGAAGGAGGATGAGGGTTGACCGCCCCCTGTTTGCCTGATAAGATTATGCGCTGAGACAGCTGTTGGGGGGTCGAGGAGGCAAAGTCGACGCGGGTGCGCTCTGCGCTGCCTGTTGCTCGAACTGAAAAGGGAAGCCCCCTCGCTCTCGGGGCGGGGCGGAAACGCCTTCAGGCCCCTGAGTATGTCCTGCCCGTCGTGTCGTCGCCGTCCCGACCACTTTTTGACTCCCCGTTCACCGGTTTCTTGCTGCGCGCTGACACCTGACACGGTGCTGAGCTGCAAGGGCCCCGCCCTGCTCCACGGAGACTGGCCCTGGGATCTCACCCAAGAGTGCCCGAGTGAGAGAGCCTGCTGCTCAGGGTGGGGGTGTTGTGCTTGGCCGGGCACATCACTGGCCACAGCAAAATTGGACCCACTGCTGGTTATAAGAGTTGTTAGGCAGTTGGGTCTCTGGGGTGCTGGACAAATGGCTAGGGCAGCTTGGAGGAAGGAAGGACTGTGAAGcatggagggctggggagggtgggggtggagtgtcCTACTTCAGGGATAGGGAGGCCCAGGTCTGAGTCCATCAGCTTTCCAGGTCTCTACCACCTCTTGCAGGTTATTCAAACTGAACTCATTTTCACGCAGCTTTACTGCCTCTCTGCAGTGGCCCCACCAAACCTACCCCCAGGTCTGAGCCAGAAATCGGGGGGTTATCCTCAACTCCTGCTCTTGAAGCCACACCCAGCTCTTGTGCTCAGGAAAAATCTCAAACCTCAACTTGGCATTCAGATctccgtgtcctgtctcctgGTACCATCTTCAGTCTCACCTCCTCACTCTTGCACCTGCATTTCATTAATTCCAGACTCTTTGCTTCTTCTAGTTCTCACCTGCTAGTTCCTGATTCCTTCCTTTTGCAGGTGCTGTTCCCAGTCTCTAATACCATTCATGCCTTCTCCCCCTTTCTCATCTGGTGAACCATTCTTCCTTCAGTACTAAGCTCTCCCCAAAATctccacacccacacactcacagaattAGGCAAGCCTTCCTTCTCTAGACCACAGAACATGACATTCACCTATTAGTCATTCATTCCActaatgtttattaagcacctcTTGTGAGCAGTTTCCTGGGTTAGATTTCCACTGTGCGGTATTCATTTGCTTATCTCCCTCTCTGGTTGCGAATGTTGTTCATTTCTGAATCCTCAGTGCTGGGCCCAATGCCTGGCATACAACAGGGGTCTGGTTACTATTTCTTAAAAGAGTGGAGAAGcagagacacagggaagagaGAATCCAAAAAAAGTCCCTTGAAGAAAAACCTAGGCCTGAAGTAAAGAAACATAATCCTGAGGAGGCAGATTGAAAGGCGGGCTCCTGAATCTGACAGTGGAGGAGGGCTCAGGTCAGTGCTCATGGCTCCCACAGCCCACCGGCTCCTCTGGCAGGAAAAGAAACACCTAACCGATCCCTTCTAGAGgagtttttctctctcactgcacTTTCCAGAATTTCCATCCCTGAGCCAATGTAGTTTTTGATGTTATAAGTAGTAACAACACCCACAGCAAACCGGCAGCGAGGCCTCAGAGATGAGTGGGTCTGAGAAGAGGTTGTCAGCCCCCATCTTTGGACTTTGTAATGAGGTCACTTCTTTGTTCCAAAGAGCTGAAACTCCGGGACTCCTACTTGTTTCTGGGGACAACTCATCCATCCTTCAGAAGACAGCATGTGGGAGGGAAGCGTGGGTTAGAATGTCAGAGGAAGAACTGGAAGGCCAGATTAGCCCAGGGATGTGATAAgtagggaaggaggaagctgttGCTAGGCCGCCAGCATGTGCCTCTCCTCTCAGGGCTGTACTGCCTGCTGGAGAAGAACTGTGCGTTGCTTCAGGGAATGCAGATGCCCCCGGATCCAGGcccaggaggggcagagcaggaggaAACATCCTGggagcaggcagggctggattCAGACTGCTGCCTCTGCCTTGTGAGAGCAAGCACGGACAAGTCCCTTTTGAGTgtcatttcttcctctgtattgTGGGTAACCATACTTGTATCACAGAGTTATGATGGAGATGAAAAGGGTCTTAGAAGGAAGTGTGTGGAAAG is a window from the Manis javanica isolate MJ-LG chromosome 5, MJ_LKY, whole genome shotgun sequence genome containing:
- the LOC140849515 gene encoding uncharacterized protein isoform X2, with protein sequence MGSSTWRRVLRSSHVHPVPISGGPEGGPGHSGPGQSHTQDARPAGPGHGCLPAFSFIPKPGRIGKLYGSFPLQPRSPAEPASDSRRLPDSGLGPLAGHGGGAGVWEQPVSAACGDPPVQG
- the LOC140849515 gene encoding uncharacterized protein isoform X1; protein product: MSTLYPSLEDLKVDQAIQHTDALNASLREPLAPSVPGSWSQLTSIPHPSPGPGQSHTQDARPAGPGHGCLPAFSFIPKPGRIGKLYGSFPLQPRSPAEPASDSRRLPDSGLGPLAGHGGGAGVWEQPVSAACGDPPVQG
- the LOC140849515 gene encoding syntenin-2-like isoform X3, whose product is MSTLYPSLEDLKVDQAIQAQARATPRMLALLVQGTAVSQPSVLYPNLAELENYMGLSLSSQEVQQSLLQTPEGCRTVVSGPLPGMVVAPVSGNSL
- the LOC140849515 gene encoding uncharacterized protein isoform X4 — translated: MGSSTWRRVLRSSHVHPVPISGGPEGGPGHSGPGQSHTQDARPAGPGHGCLPAFSQEVQQSLLQTPEGCRTVVSGPLPGMVVAPVSGNSL